Proteins encoded in a region of the uncultured Sunxiuqinia sp. genome:
- a CDS encoding glycoside hydrolase family 172 protein gives MHIGKVSLVAFGILFSIVGYSQGVNSSLLEIAKIQDSGIKSKRISSYDRSGKNDDRLTNIEDGKRVTIFDVKGSGVINHIWITIAPLNPDITRNDIILRMYWDGNEYPSVESPIGPFFGQGWNESYNFSTLPLAAAARDGNALVSYFAMPFEKGAKIEIENQSGKTIHAFYYYIDYQEYGKLPEGLGRFHAWYNKKLTFAPENGETEWNYPREYSVNDCEDENYLIADIRGKGQFIGVNYYVINPSPMWYGEGDDMFYIDGDEKPTLHGTGTEDYFNTSWSPNEEFQHPYFGAGRVNEKVGWLGRTHVYRFHITDPVYFEKSLKFSIEHGHANGLTLDLASVAYWYQGKASSIPQAVSKEDRQPLPEIGVNEIFRWRQEWRKNKGNKKDLWGNE, from the coding sequence ATGCATATTGGGAAGGTGTCTCTGGTTGCTTTTGGAATTCTATTTTCAATTGTCGGTTATTCTCAAGGCGTAAATAGTTCATTGTTGGAAATCGCAAAAATTCAAGATTCAGGCATTAAAAGTAAAAGAATAAGTAGTTATGATCGATCTGGTAAAAATGATGACCGTTTGACAAATATTGAAGATGGGAAGAGGGTTACAATATTTGATGTAAAAGGTTCAGGCGTTATTAATCATATCTGGATTACAATTGCACCATTAAATCCTGACATTACCCGAAATGACATAATCCTTCGCATGTATTGGGACGGGAATGAGTACCCAAGCGTTGAGTCTCCTATCGGTCCATTTTTTGGTCAGGGATGGAATGAAAGTTATAATTTCTCCACTTTGCCACTAGCTGCTGCAGCCCGAGATGGAAATGCTTTAGTAAGTTATTTTGCAATGCCCTTTGAGAAAGGTGCCAAGATTGAAATTGAGAACCAAAGTGGCAAGACCATACATGCTTTTTACTATTACATAGATTATCAGGAGTACGGTAAACTACCAGAAGGATTAGGCCGGTTTCATGCCTGGTACAACAAGAAGTTAACATTTGCTCCTGAGAATGGCGAAACCGAGTGGAATTATCCTCGGGAATATAGTGTAAACGATTGTGAAGACGAGAATTATTTGATTGCCGATATCCGGGGGAAAGGACAGTTTATTGGAGTAAATTACTACGTAATCAACCCTTCTCCAATGTGGTATGGTGAGGGGGATGATATGTTTTACATTGATGGTGATGAAAAACCAACATTACACGGAACCGGGACTGAGGATTATTTTAATACTTCATGGAGTCCTAATGAAGAATTTCAGCATCCTTATTTTGGAGCCGGCAGAGTAAATGAAAAAGTTGGGTGGTTAGGCAGAACTCATGTATACCGCTTTCATATAACAGATCCTGTATATTTTGAAAAATCGTTAAAGTTTAGCATTGAACATGGACATGCAAATGGGCTAACACTTGATTTGGCGAGCGTCGCATACTGGTATCAAGGAAAGGCGTCATCAATACCACAAGCAGTATCCAAAGAAGATAGACAGCCACTGCCGGAAATAGGGGTGAACGAAATATTCAGGTGGAGGCAAGAATGGCGAAAGAACAAAGGCAACAAGAAGGACTTGTGGGGAAATGAGTAG
- a CDS encoding alpha-L-rhamnosidase C-terminal domain-containing protein, with protein sequence MKQNRILLILLIVIFPLIAKTQERPVDVNTDWNNQRHMWQAAWITHPTASVFDYSVFNFRKKFNLNELRDSSIIFVSADNRYRLFVNEIEVARGPAKSNLQYWKYETINIAPYLRKGENIIAAEVFNLGEFRPASQFSSRTAFILQGDGYLSEKLNTGNTNWLVTHNKAYKSNPVTKKMVRHFFVAGPCDSIAANLYPWGWQTTNYDDRNWLAPKRIEPGVGRGFLHGVSWHLAPREIPMMEERVTRFKKIVRAESIEVDPQFLSGRKKLIVPANSTVKFLLDHEKLTIGYPEMIVSGGNNSVIKVTYAEALYDKNGKKGNRNIVDGKEMQGYYDVFLPDGGAKRKFVPLSLRTCRYVELEITTEEKPLEIDDFYLIFTAYPFKENAFFKTDDPLLTQIWNTGWWTARLCAGETYMDCPYWEQLQYIGDSRIQALISLYVSGDDRLMRNLLLEADQSRMSEGLTMGRPPTNNVSVIPTFSLYWVDMVHDYYMHRSDSAFVLQFLPGIRSVLGWFERRMDDNGLLGSLDWFNFTDWADGFMCGMAYGADSGNSALISLQFAYALDNASELFQHFGHDYEASKYKNLASKIKDAVYQLSFNKQKGFFRDTPTDDIYSQHTNIWAVLTDAIPQSEQKELIERVITEKSLIQTSIYFRFYLFQAMYKAGLANDYLSQLGDWKQMIEKGLSTFEEGDYLERSDCHAWGASPNYDFLATVCGIRPLKSGFKEVSIKPAFGDLKTVHAKMPHPKGKIEMKLTVKGESGIIGFVSLPENTTGTFEWFGKHIQISPGKNIIDLN encoded by the coding sequence GTGAAACAGAACCGAATATTACTCATACTACTTATTGTCATATTTCCATTAATTGCAAAGACACAAGAGAGACCTGTAGATGTAAATACCGATTGGAATAATCAGCGACATATGTGGCAGGCAGCCTGGATCACTCATCCAACAGCTTCTGTTTTTGATTATTCAGTATTTAATTTCAGAAAAAAATTCAATCTCAATGAGCTTCGTGATTCATCAATAATTTTTGTATCGGCAGATAATCGTTATCGACTGTTTGTCAATGAAATAGAGGTTGCTAGAGGACCTGCAAAAAGTAATCTGCAATATTGGAAGTATGAAACAATAAATATCGCCCCATATTTGAGAAAGGGTGAAAATATTATTGCTGCAGAGGTCTTCAATTTGGGGGAGTTCCGACCGGCGTCACAGTTTTCAAGCCGCACAGCTTTTATTCTGCAAGGAGATGGATATTTAAGTGAAAAACTAAATACTGGAAATACCAACTGGCTTGTTACCCACAATAAAGCCTATAAATCCAATCCGGTAACAAAAAAAATGGTACGTCATTTTTTCGTTGCAGGACCTTGCGATTCTATTGCCGCCAATTTATATCCATGGGGATGGCAGACGACAAATTATGATGATCGTAATTGGTTGGCTCCAAAAAGAATTGAACCAGGTGTCGGACGTGGATTTTTACATGGTGTTTCCTGGCATCTTGCTCCTAGGGAAATTCCGATGATGGAGGAACGGGTGACTCGATTTAAAAAAATTGTTCGAGCTGAAAGTATTGAAGTTGATCCGCAATTTTTAAGTGGAAGGAAGAAATTAATTGTTCCTGCTAATTCTACGGTCAAGTTCCTTCTTGATCATGAAAAATTAACTATTGGGTATCCTGAGATGATTGTTTCGGGGGGGAATAATAGTGTAATAAAAGTGACTTATGCAGAAGCACTTTATGATAAAAATGGTAAAAAAGGAAATCGAAATATTGTTGACGGCAAAGAAATGCAGGGTTATTACGATGTTTTTTTACCGGATGGTGGAGCGAAACGGAAGTTTGTTCCATTGTCGCTTCGTACTTGTCGTTATGTGGAATTGGAAATAACGACGGAGGAAAAACCTCTCGAAATAGATGATTTTTATTTAATCTTCACAGCCTATCCATTTAAAGAAAATGCATTCTTTAAAACGGATGATCCTCTGTTAACTCAGATTTGGAATACAGGCTGGTGGACTGCGCGTTTATGTGCAGGTGAAACCTATATGGATTGCCCGTATTGGGAACAACTTCAGTATATAGGTGATTCTCGAATTCAGGCTTTAATTTCATTATATGTTTCCGGCGATGACCGATTAATGAGAAATCTGTTGTTGGAAGCAGATCAGTCAAGGATGTCTGAAGGATTAACAATGGGTAGGCCACCTACAAACAACGTTAGTGTAATACCAACATTCTCGTTGTATTGGGTTGATATGGTTCATGATTATTATATGCACCGAAGTGATTCTGCGTTTGTTCTTCAATTTCTTCCGGGAATTCGATCAGTGTTAGGTTGGTTTGAAAGACGAATGGATGATAATGGGCTGTTAGGTTCACTAGATTGGTTCAACTTCACAGATTGGGCTGATGGTTTCATGTGTGGAATGGCTTACGGTGCAGATTCTGGCAATTCAGCTCTCATCTCACTACAATTTGCTTACGCACTTGATAATGCGAGCGAATTGTTTCAACATTTTGGGCATGATTATGAGGCTTCAAAATACAAGAATCTGGCATCAAAGATAAAAGACGCTGTTTATCAGCTTTCTTTCAATAAACAAAAAGGCTTTTTTCGGGATACACCGACAGACGATATTTATTCGCAGCACACCAACATCTGGGCTGTATTAACGGATGCAATTCCGCAATCGGAGCAAAAGGAACTGATTGAGCGGGTAATTACTGAGAAGTCATTAATTCAGACGAGTATCTATTTTCGTTTTTACCTTTTTCAGGCTATGTATAAAGCTGGTTTAGCAAATGACTATTTATCTCAGTTAGGTGACTGGAAGCAAATGATAGAAAAAGGATTGAGCACATTTGAAGAGGGTGATTATCTGGAACGATCAGATTGTCATGCATGGGGGGCAAGCCCTAATTATGATTTTTTAGCTACCGTTTGTGGTATAAGACCATTGAAATCTGGATTTAAAGAAGTTTCTATAAAACCAGCTTTTGGTGATTTAAAAACCGTTCATGCAAAAATGCCACATCCTAAAGGAAAGATTGAAATGAAGTTGACGGTAAAAGGAGAATCTGGAATAATTGGTTTTGTATCTCTTCCTGAAAATACTACTGGTACATTCGAATGGTTTGGTAAGCATATTCAAATAAGTCCAGGGAAAAATATAATTGATTTAAACTGA
- a CDS encoding RagB/SusD family nutrient uptake outer membrane protein, translating to MKFNYKRYKSLFFLILVLGTFSCQDLEEQPLGSLVNDSFFKTESDLTAAVTAAYRPLIQDPWGGYGSTRMWVPLMGADDLTTLPGGNKQDFREFDTFNPTNINPALIGSAWRNPYDIIYAANNVLENYEKVDGREEFINQSVAQARFLRAFAYFWITRIYGDLPLVTSTVTDLEIELSPVSSIYKLIVEDLQFAKSNLPDSWSEPGKPTSWAAKSYLSLVYLTMGGWPLKDESKYALAAAEAKDVIDNGPYTLMENYADLWTMENEKNDEFIWSIQYTGIAGNPQLSTIVGYTTMPSEENGWDDLFFELGFYNRFPEGPRKDATFHTQFEDADGNPTITFDQSSSKHPYMAKYRDGAIRYLPSFMHPYMTGRDICHLRLAEVMLVYAEAQAMADGSPNAVAYDAINQIRFRAGLNDLTAGLGKIEFRDAVVEERGWELAGEYSRWFDLIRTEKVEEMAALKDPLDLEPKGAVNKSIYHAPIPYSEILLNPNLGNSTTYE from the coding sequence ATGAAATTCAATTATAAAAGATATAAATCATTATTCTTCCTGATTTTGGTTTTAGGAACCTTTTCATGCCAAGACCTGGAAGAACAGCCGCTTGGATCATTGGTAAATGATTCTTTTTTCAAAACCGAGTCGGATTTGACAGCTGCAGTTACTGCTGCGTATAGACCATTGATTCAGGATCCTTGGGGTGGATATGGGTCTACCAGAATGTGGGTTCCGTTAATGGGAGCTGATGATTTAACGACTCTTCCGGGTGGAAATAAACAGGATTTTCGTGAATTTGACACCTTTAATCCAACAAACATCAATCCGGCTTTGATTGGATCAGCATGGAGAAATCCATACGATATTATTTACGCCGCAAACAACGTGTTGGAAAACTATGAAAAGGTTGACGGTAGAGAGGAGTTTATCAATCAATCGGTGGCACAAGCTCGTTTTTTGAGGGCATTCGCCTATTTCTGGATAACTCGTATTTATGGAGACCTCCCCTTGGTTACATCAACTGTAACTGATTTGGAAATTGAACTTTCACCTGTTTCTTCTATCTACAAATTAATTGTTGAGGATTTGCAATTTGCAAAATCGAACCTGCCTGATTCATGGAGCGAACCGGGAAAACCAACTTCCTGGGCTGCAAAATCCTATCTTTCATTGGTATATTTAACCATGGGAGGATGGCCTTTAAAAGATGAATCAAAATATGCATTGGCAGCAGCTGAAGCGAAAGACGTGATCGATAATGGCCCATATACCTTGATGGAGAACTATGCTGACCTTTGGACAATGGAAAATGAGAAGAACGATGAATTTATATGGTCTATTCAGTATACAGGAATTGCAGGTAATCCTCAGCTATCTACAATTGTGGGTTACACAACAATGCCAAGTGAGGAAAATGGGTGGGATGATTTGTTTTTCGAATTAGGATTTTATAATCGTTTCCCTGAGGGACCACGTAAAGATGCAACGTTTCATACGCAATTCGAAGATGCAGATGGAAATCCAACGATTACTTTTGATCAGAGCTCATCAAAACATCCGTATATGGCAAAGTATCGTGACGGAGCGATCAGATACTTGCCAAGCTTTATGCATCCATATATGACCGGTCGTGATATCTGTCATTTACGATTAGCCGAAGTAATGCTAGTTTATGCTGAAGCACAGGCAATGGCCGATGGTTCTCCTAACGCAGTGGCTTACGATGCGATAAACCAAATTCGCTTTCGCGCCGGATTGAACGATTTGACGGCTGGTTTAGGGAAGATCGAATTTAGAGATGCTGTTGTTGAAGAACGTGGATGGGAACTGGCTGGCGAATATTCCCGCTGGTTTGATCTGATCCGTACTGAGAAGGTGGAAGAAATGGCAGCACTAAAAGACCCATTGGATTTGGAACCTAAAGGAGCGGTTAATAAAAGTATTTATCATGCTCCGATTCCATATAGCGAGATACTGCTTAATCCCAATTTGGGAAATTCCACAACTTACGAATAG
- a CDS encoding TonB-dependent receptor, producing MKKNANASRLGVRVWQKLLLKMKLTMLIILTCLLQVSATVYSQSTVFSFDFDNKEVVNVLKEIEGQSDFRFFYQNEQIDVQRKVNISVSGKTVETVLDEIFKDQGITYKIFENKMIVLSPDGDSDNNKSSQQGPVRGKVTGVNGEPLPGVTVVVNGTTQGTVTDFDGVYNLANIPADATLIFSFVGMKTQNINVGGKSVVDVVLEEDAIGLDEVVAIGYGITKKSDLTGSVSVVSAESLERKPVIRVEDALSGQASGVQVQKPSGAPGSGMKIRIRGANSINGSNSPLYVIDGFIGADIVSLNPSEIESINILKDASSTAIYGSRGANGVVLITTKSAKKGDAKIEFDAFYSVDQISKTYDLLGPVEYMETVNARLTALGQGTQFTSSDIAEVAANGGTDWQNELFRNGATQNYQLSFNGGTEKTQYYLSGTVADQKGIVLNSFYKRYGLRTNINSQLRNNFDLAFTMYSTYEEYRNNYNHNGRGNASGAALIFSPNVPIWDDAQNDYSQSPSYGPIASNPIFAAKEVLHDSRQFKTLANLQLNYEIMTGLTLSISGGAKGYIFNNPFLKTAGPGTPKSNTEAGYNNGFTWNLQNTNMINYSKVFADKHSLNVSAIHEQQINIARVNGSWATGFPTISLGYNSTQLGSTAKVSSGYENWSIESFLGRLNYTYDQKYLFTATFRADGSSKFYGNNKFGYFPSGAFAWRLSDEPFIQEISAIQNLKFRASYGVTGSQAINPYKTLSLLNLGQNYSFDGSTNQTIGIGPGVAANPDLKWETTAQTNVGFDFGLFNGKLSGNVDYYYKKTTDLLLDVNIPDYSGGGKITQNVGSLENKGFEFLLSGVVVDKPKLKLNTSFNFSMNRNKILDLGDDEEIFTDGGYTANSYAAPPFILKVGEPLGQFRGYRFDGLWQENEAAQAAEYGLVPGDSKYWDKNNNKSYDGEDMTNIGSAQPDFIWGWNTSLQYGDFDLSIYVNGVQGNDVWNQTRWLVIGMGTDVESPTSVDILDRWTPDNTDTNVAGFSESNTTYAQSSLFVEDGSFIRLNNVTLGYTFPKSVLYKKLSNARIYVSAQNLFMITNYSGIDPELTSTPTWSDTAQGIDNGTYPSTRTFTFGVKVGF from the coding sequence ATGAAAAAAAATGCAAATGCCAGCCGGCTTGGTGTTCGGGTATGGCAAAAACTATTATTGAAGATGAAACTAACAATGTTGATAATCTTGACCTGCTTGTTGCAGGTTTCAGCAACAGTTTACTCTCAATCAACTGTATTTTCTTTTGATTTTGACAATAAAGAGGTTGTCAATGTTTTAAAAGAGATTGAAGGACAGAGTGACTTCCGTTTTTTCTATCAGAATGAGCAGATTGATGTTCAGAGAAAAGTTAATATCAGTGTTTCAGGGAAAACCGTTGAAACTGTTCTTGATGAAATCTTTAAAGATCAAGGTATTACGTATAAAATATTTGAAAACAAGATGATTGTCTTGTCTCCGGATGGAGATTCAGACAACAATAAAAGTTCACAGCAAGGACCTGTAAGAGGTAAAGTAACTGGAGTGAATGGAGAACCGTTACCTGGGGTGACCGTTGTTGTTAACGGTACAACACAAGGTACTGTTACCGATTTTGATGGAGTATATAACCTAGCCAATATTCCTGCGGATGCGACCTTAATATTTTCTTTCGTAGGTATGAAAACCCAGAATATCAATGTCGGGGGTAAATCAGTGGTCGATGTAGTTCTGGAAGAAGACGCGATCGGTTTGGACGAAGTTGTGGCTATTGGTTATGGCATAACTAAAAAGAGCGATTTGACAGGGTCTGTTTCAGTTGTATCAGCTGAGAGTTTAGAGCGTAAACCGGTCATTCGGGTTGAAGATGCTTTAAGCGGTCAGGCTTCCGGTGTTCAGGTTCAAAAGCCAAGTGGAGCTCCTGGTTCCGGAATGAAGATCAGAATTCGCGGTGCTAACTCAATTAATGGAAGTAACAGCCCATTGTATGTAATTGATGGATTTATTGGAGCAGACATTGTTTCGTTAAATCCAAGTGAAATTGAGTCTATCAATATATTGAAAGATGCATCATCCACTGCAATATATGGTTCACGTGGTGCAAATGGTGTTGTCCTCATCACGACTAAATCGGCTAAAAAAGGCGATGCGAAAATAGAGTTTGATGCTTTCTACAGTGTTGATCAAATTAGTAAAACCTATGATTTGCTTGGACCTGTTGAATACATGGAGACCGTAAACGCAAGACTTACTGCATTAGGACAAGGGACACAATTTACATCAAGTGACATTGCAGAGGTTGCTGCCAATGGTGGTACTGACTGGCAAAATGAGTTATTCAGAAACGGGGCTACTCAAAATTATCAGTTATCATTTAATGGTGGAACAGAAAAAACTCAATATTATTTATCTGGTACAGTTGCTGACCAGAAAGGTATTGTTTTGAACTCCTTTTATAAAAGATATGGTTTACGGACGAACATTAATTCTCAGTTGAGAAATAATTTTGATCTGGCTTTTACCATGTATTCCACCTATGAAGAATATAGGAATAATTACAATCATAATGGTAGGGGAAATGCTTCCGGAGCAGCTTTAATATTTTCGCCAAATGTTCCGATTTGGGATGATGCTCAGAACGATTACTCTCAATCACCTTCTTATGGGCCTATTGCCAGTAACCCAATTTTTGCAGCCAAAGAAGTACTGCATGATAGCAGGCAATTTAAAACATTAGCAAACCTTCAGTTGAATTATGAAATTATGACTGGATTGACCCTGTCGATAAGTGGTGGTGCAAAAGGGTATATCTTTAATAATCCTTTCTTAAAGACCGCCGGACCGGGAACTCCAAAATCAAATACAGAAGCCGGATACAATAACGGGTTTACATGGAATTTGCAGAATACGAATATGATTAACTACAGCAAAGTATTTGCTGATAAACACAGTTTGAATGTTTCTGCTATTCATGAGCAACAAATCAATATAGCAAGGGTAAACGGATCATGGGCCACTGGTTTTCCTACGATTTCGTTGGGATATAATAGTACACAACTGGGAAGTACTGCAAAAGTTAGCTCGGGGTATGAAAACTGGTCAATTGAATCATTTCTTGGTCGATTGAATTATACCTATGATCAAAAGTATTTATTCACGGCTACTTTTAGGGCTGATGGTTCCTCTAAATTTTATGGCAATAATAAATTTGGTTATTTCCCCTCTGGAGCTTTTGCCTGGAGACTGTCTGATGAGCCTTTCATACAGGAAATTTCAGCAATCCAAAATTTAAAATTCAGAGCCAGTTATGGTGTAACTGGTAGTCAGGCAATAAACCCATATAAAACATTGAGTTTATTGAATTTGGGACAGAACTATTCCTTTGATGGTTCAACCAACCAAACTATTGGAATTGGCCCTGGTGTCGCCGCAAATCCTGACTTAAAATGGGAGACTACTGCACAAACAAATGTTGGATTTGATTTTGGGTTATTCAATGGAAAACTATCTGGTAATGTTGATTATTATTATAAAAAGACCACTGACCTACTTTTGGATGTGAATATTCCGGATTATAGTGGCGGTGGAAAAATTACGCAAAACGTAGGTTCTTTGGAGAACAAAGGTTTTGAATTTCTATTGTCTGGTGTTGTGGTTGATAAACCAAAGCTGAAACTGAACACAAGTTTTAACTTCAGTATGAATAGAAATAAAATCCTTGATTTGGGAGACGATGAAGAGATATTTACAGATGGTGGTTATACTGCAAATTCCTACGCGGCTCCTCCATTTATCCTTAAAGTTGGTGAACCTTTGGGACAATTTCGCGGATATCGTTTTGATGGACTTTGGCAAGAAAATGAAGCTGCTCAAGCTGCCGAATATGGCCTAGTTCCAGGTGATTCTAAGTATTGGGACAAAAACAACAATAAGAGCTATGATGGTGAGGATATGACCAACATTGGTTCTGCACAACCTGATTTTATCTGGGGATGGAACACTTCACTTCAGTATGGGGACTTTGATTTGTCAATATACGTTAATGGAGTACAAGGTAATGATGTTTGGAACCAGACCCGTTGGTTAGTGATTGGTATGGGGACTGACGTTGAAAGTCCTACCTCTGTCGATATTTTGGATCGCTGGACTCCTGACAATACTGATACAAATGTTGCCGGTTTTAGCGAGAGTAACACGACATATGCACAATCATCCTTGTTTGTTGAAGATGGAAGCTTTATTCGTTTGAATAATGTGACACTAGGTTATACTTTTCCCAAAAGTGTTCTTTATAAAAAACTAAGCAATGCAAGGATATATGTAAGTGCACAAAACCTGTTTATGATTACCAATTATTCTGGAATTGACCCTGAATTAACCTCTACTCCAACTTGGTCTGATACAGCTCAGGGGATTGATAATGGCACGTATCCATCAACACGGACATTTACTTTTGGTGTAAAGGTTGGTTTTTAA
- a CDS encoding BNR repeat-containing protein, producing the protein MRISKNNKIVAPAFIFLALVLIVGCQPKMSESKQKIDKLFVDYIWSGCAANYEILTAPPYQFVAYYDSAKYMTIAQRKIGDTEWTKKRLDSRVEWDAHNYITMALDKAGYLHVSGNMHVVSLIYFQAEKPYDVTSLVQKQSLIGNEEHAVTYPKFFNAPNGDLIFSYRTGSSGKGSQIYNRYHAETKKWSRLVEEPLINGEGKTNAYIEGPELGPDGHFHMLWVWRENPDANTNTNLSYARSKDLVNWEKSDGSPQELPITLANCDIVDPVPAQNGMLNGNVKIGFDSQSQVIASYHKYDEDGNIQIYNARSENGKWKIYQATEWNWRWDFGGWGSMIARVGLSRVKLEGDQLIQTYYVDTVGQQKFVIDETNLKAIKQIEFKQNYPESFKKLSWDNELATVNILEDTSDEYGTYVLRWETLRRNGDKGWDFIPERQPLELYHFEN; encoded by the coding sequence ATGAGAATTTCAAAGAATAATAAGATTGTTGCTCCTGCTTTTATCTTCCTTGCATTGGTTTTGATCGTTGGATGTCAACCGAAAATGAGCGAATCAAAACAAAAAATAGATAAGCTTTTTGTTGATTACATTTGGTCTGGTTGTGCCGCGAATTATGAGATTTTGACTGCACCTCCATATCAATTCGTTGCCTATTACGATAGTGCAAAATACATGACCATTGCGCAACGGAAGATTGGAGATACTGAATGGACAAAAAAGAGATTGGACTCTCGGGTTGAATGGGATGCACATAACTACATTACGATGGCATTGGACAAGGCAGGATACTTACATGTTTCCGGGAATATGCATGTTGTGTCGCTTATTTATTTTCAAGCTGAAAAGCCTTACGATGTCACAAGTCTGGTACAGAAACAAAGTTTAATTGGAAACGAAGAGCATGCAGTCACTTATCCTAAATTTTTCAATGCACCTAATGGTGATTTAATATTTTCATACCGAACTGGAAGTAGTGGTAAAGGAAGTCAGATTTACAACAGATACCATGCTGAGACTAAAAAATGGAGCAGATTAGTGGAAGAACCTCTCATCAATGGAGAAGGTAAAACAAATGCATACATAGAAGGACCTGAATTAGGGCCTGATGGACATTTTCATATGCTTTGGGTTTGGCGGGAGAATCCGGATGCCAACACAAATACCAACTTAAGCTACGCGAGGAGTAAAGACCTGGTGAACTGGGAAAAAAGTGACGGGTCTCCTCAGGAACTTCCAATTACGCTGGCTAATTGCGACATTGTTGATCCGGTACCAGCCCAAAATGGAATGCTGAATGGAAATGTAAAAATTGGTTTCGATTCCCAAAGTCAGGTAATTGCTTCCTATCACAAATATGATGAAGATGGAAACATTCAAATTTATAATGCCCGAAGCGAGAACGGGAAATGGAAAATTTATCAAGCAACCGAATGGAACTGGCGATGGGATTTTGGAGGCTGGGGCTCCATGATTGCCCGTGTAGGTTTGTCGAGAGTAAAACTTGAAGGAGACCAACTCATTCAAACATATTACGTGGATACGGTTGGGCAACAAAAGTTTGTGATTGATGAAACCAACTTAAAGGCAATCAAGCAAATTGAATTCAAACAAAATTATCCTGAATCATTTAAAAAATTAAGCTGGGACAATGAACTGGCTACAGTGAATATTTTAGAAGACACTTCGGATGAATATGGCACATACGTGCTTCGTTGGGAAACCCTGAGGAGAAACGGTGATAAAGGATGGGATTTTATTCCTGAACGGCAACCACTTGAATTGTATCATTTTGAAAATTAA
- a CDS encoding polysaccharide deacetylase family protein — translation MNRKIRLLLVLILLTSQVIDAQIMWPESKKAAIVLSYDDGLNSHLNYAIPQLNAYGFKGTFFLYGYLPEDKFDEWEQVSEQGHEIGNHSLFHPCKGDGKEGRSPRFYSEDYDVPSMLREIGIMNKLIFAITGKKPESYAYPCGETVVGGVDYSDSLKQAGLLKYARNGKDTDGITSCENLNPYKVPAYGVKRGSSADDLIQYVKTVMKNEGLGIFIFHGVGGDYLDIDANVHQELLDYLNDHQDELWITTFSEVMEEITNKD, via the coding sequence ATGAACAGAAAAATTAGACTTCTACTGGTTCTGATTTTGCTAACCAGTCAGGTAATTGATGCACAGATTATGTGGCCAGAAAGTAAAAAAGCAGCAATCGTTTTATCATACGATGACGGATTGAATTCACACCTGAACTATGCCATCCCCCAATTAAATGCCTACGGATTTAAGGGAACTTTTTTTCTATACGGATACCTTCCCGAAGACAAATTTGATGAGTGGGAACAAGTAAGTGAACAGGGGCATGAAATTGGAAATCATTCGCTTTTTCATCCCTGCAAAGGAGATGGGAAAGAGGGAAGATCACCTCGATTTTATTCTGAGGATTATGATGTTCCATCCATGCTCAGGGAAATTGGTATAATGAATAAATTGATTTTTGCAATAACGGGTAAAAAACCGGAGAGTTATGCTTATCCATGCGGTGAAACAGTGGTTGGGGGTGTGGATTATTCCGATTCATTAAAACAAGCCGGATTGTTGAAATATGCAAGAAATGGTAAAGATACTGATGGAATTACCAGTTGTGAGAATCTTAATCCATATAAAGTTCCGGCTTATGGTGTAAAACGGGGATCCAGTGCAGATGATTTGATTCAGTATGTTAAAACGGTGATGAAAAATGAGGGATTGGGAATTTTCATTTTTCATGGTGTTGGAGGGGACTATCTGGATATTGACGCCAATGTGCATCAGGAATTGCTCGATTATCTGAACGACCATCAGGACGAACTTTGGATTACAACATTTAGTGAAGTGATGGAAGAAATAACAAATAAAGACTAA